AAATGAGGCGGTGAAGGACAAGGGAGTTGCTTTGCCAGCAATTTTCAAGGCTCCGATCCGTCCGGATGTTGTGAGCGAGGTGTCGCAGCTGATGCGCCGTAATCGTCGCCAGCCGTACGCTGTTAGTGAGGCTGCCGGTCACCAAACGTCGGCTGAATCATGGGGTACTGGCCGTGCGGTGGCTCGTATTCCGCGTGTTCGCGGTGGTGGTACTCACCGTTCCGGTCAGGGTGCGTACGGTAACATGTGTCGTGGTGGGCGCATGTTTGCCCCGACCAAGACCTGGCGCCGTTGGCATCGCAAGATTAACATTAACCTGAAGCGTTACGCTCTGGTTTCTGCTCTGGCCGCCACCGGTGTACCTGCTCTGGTGCAATCGCGAGGTAAGTACTAGCCACagatttcttatttttcctGCTTATCACCGTGTGCTAATAACTGTGCGCTTTTTTATCGTAGGTCATATCATCGATGGAATTTCTGAGCTGCCTTTGGTAGTTTCCAACGACATCCAGAAGTTCAAGAAAACCAAGCAGGCGGTCACTTTCCTGCGCCGGTCCAAGGTTTGGGCTGATGTACAGAAGGTGTACAAGTCGCAGCGTCTGCGTGCCGGTCGCGGTAAGATGCGCAACCGTCGTCGCATCCAGCGTCGTGGACCGTTGGTGATCTACGACCAGGATGAAGGTCTACGCAAGGCGTTCCGCAACATTCCCGGCGTAGATACGATGAAGGTGTCGAAGATGAGCTTGCTGAAGTTGGCTCCTGGTGGTCATGTTGGCCGTCTGTGCATCTGGACCGAGTCGGCGTTTGCTAAGCTGGACGCTTTGTACGGCACCTGGGAAAAGAAGTCCCGCATGAAGAAGGGTTACAATCTGCCAACCCCAATCATGGCCAATACCGATCTGGCCCGTTTGCTGAAATCGGACGAAATCCGTCGTGTGCTTAAGGCCCCGAAGAGGAAGGTTTATAGATATGTGCGCCGTTTGAACCCGCTGACCAACACCCAGCAAATGTTGAAGCTGAACCCGTACGCCGCCGTGACGAAGCGTCGCGCTCAGCTGATGACGAAGTTGCGCAAGTGTGAGCGTTTGGTGGCAAAGGCGGAGGCCAGCAAGAAACCACTGGATGCCAAGCACAAGGCTGTCCTTTACATCGAGCAACAAAAGCGACGAGTGCAGCGAGTGCAGAAGCGATTGGATTCACGAAAGGCGAAAGTCGACAAGAAGTTGGCTGACTACAAGGCCGCCAAAAAGGACGGAAAACTGCCGGAGAAGAAGAACGCGAAAGCTGGCAAGAAAGCCTTGAAGAAGGTCGTAAAGAAGTAAATGCATGAATGCTGGTTTGCTGCGGTATGCATACTTTATTGGTAACATGTTCTAATTTCCATCGACAGAAATAAATCCGTAAAGCCATCAGTCCTTACAGCTGTGGTGGAAAGAACGTTGCATTAATTTGTTTCACTGTCCCAGCGAAAGTGGTATATCATAAAATAGTAGGAAAGGGTgggatttattaaaattttaacaaaagttAATAAAGCGAGTTGTAGAATCTCTCCGCTATGATTTGTGGCCGAATTGTTTAGTAACACGCTGTGCGCGTGAAAATCTATTGAACTTTTGATAGCGCGGATGCTTTCGCAGGAATTTCTTGAATGTCCTACATGAACATGATGAGAAAAGCTTCATTAAGGATTGAGGGGAATTTTCTCAAAAGCCAGTGTTCTGATGCCTGGTGCATTCGTCGAAGCATGCGAGAGCTATAGAATAATATGATCATTGTATTAATATTGTTCTTGAGTCATATCGGAGAGTCTTTGAAGCGTCTAGCGTCTTTGACATACAGGGAGCTCAGAGTCCAGGACTAACCGCTCTCTTGTTTTGTCATGCGTTATCATCCGCCAAAGGGTCCTTACACTTTGGTTAAAAATAAGCCTGTGTACCCATGCTTGGATATACAGTCAGACTTGCTTCCACTCAGCACGACGAGGACGTGGTGGAATAGAAATTGGGCAGGAAAACCTATAGGACTTTGAAGAGGATTCGAATCCTTCCCCAATGTAGCGCATTTTATTCCGGTCGGTGAATTTCTTCCAGATCAAATTCTTTTGATATGTGATCTTTCTTCTAGTATTTGATTCGCTACGGAAGCAACAGAATTGTTCCATAACGACTCTGCATCAATTGCTATTTGGACTTTATTTTCATGCCACAATAAACATGAGTCTTGTGGTGGAAAGATCAAATCAAGAAGTCATCCTGCCGCTGGTTAGTATTTCCACGAATCACGAATCTATTTgagaatttattatttcaacaaaatcaacaattaaTTTAGCCGCCTAGTTCAATATTCagtttaaaaaacaacgatgaatttaaatttttctcgAATTCTTTTAGTACCACATTTCACATGTAGAAGTGCTGTACTTGAGCCGCATTTGCTGTCAATTgagtttgtttacaaaatgttcaattcctaaacaaaaagaaatacgtATTTCGGTGTGGTCCTActattttgttgtgcaatggATATTCTAAAGGCAGAAATagctaaaaaaagaaagctgcTGGAAGATAAAAAGCTTGTGGTATGTGCCATTGCTTCCATGATCATTACTTTCATATAGTAACCAATGTCTACTGGTATCATTCCAGGATGCGAAAAAGAAGTTTTTCAAGCGTGGTGAACTTTTGGCGCAGGAAGAGGTTGAGTATCTTGAAAAGAGtggattgaataaatttgatGGAACTACTATCAACGGCTTAACTGAAAAAGATGGCCAATCCACACTGGGAGTTGACCCAAAATATGACTTCAAAAAGCTACCTCGGTCGGAAGTGATAAGGAAGCTACGGGAACGCGGCGAACCTATTTTGCTGTTTGGCGAATCGGAAAAAGAATCGTGCCATCGGTTGCACCAGTTGGAAATATCGACCCCGGAAATTAATCGAGGCTTCCGGAACGACTTTCAGGAAGCGATGGAACAGGTCGACGAGGAGTATCTCAATGAAATTCTTACCTCTAACGGACAAGCACCCGGTATGGGCAAAGCGAAAAATTCCAACGAAGATTACGCCATTGACGAAAGTGTCACTTACGAATCGATACAGGAAATGGCTGTTCGGTTAGGGCGTAGCGGAAAGGATCACGACTGTCACGTAATAATGACGCTCATTCAGTTCTTGCTTAAAATGTGGAACGATCAGTTGAGTGCGGTGACGGCCGCAGAGCGGATGGCTACCAAGGGCAAAATAGCACGGGCTACCTTTGAACAGACGCGACTGTATCTGAAGCCGTTGCTTCGTAAGCTGAAGAACAAAACCATCCCCGAGGATATCCTCGACAGCCTTACGGACATTACAAAAAGTTTACTAAAGCGTGACTATATTCATGCAAGCGATGCTTATCTGACCATGGCCATCGGAAATGCACCGTGGCCGATCGGTGTCACTATGGTCGGTATTCATGCACGTACGGGGCGTGAAAAAATTTTCTCGAAAAACGTGGCGCACGTCATGAACGATGAAACGCAGAGAAAGTACATACAAGGGTTGAAACGACTGATGACTAAAATGCAGGAATATTTCCCAACCGACCCCTCGCGGTGCGTAGAGTACGTTAGTAAAAAGGATAGACAGGATTAAATATAAGTCGGAGTTACAACAAGACCAGCTGACGAAAGCATGGCGTATGCACCGTGCATCAGAAAATAGCATTAAGATATGAGATTAGAACCTATTTTCATTGACAAACGGTTAATCAGCAGACCAGAGtattggcaataaaaaataatacattttattttcctttttatgtaAGCAATGGAGATGATTCGATAAATTCATGTTAACAGTACAACATGTATATACAAACATAACACACCAACTTAGGAAAGCTGTTTGGCTCGATTAGTTGCTCGCTCCACTGCGTTCATAACGGTGCCGCGCATCGATCCCGTCTCCAATGCATGTACTCCATGTATAGTCGCTCCTCCTGGTGAACATACTTCGTCCTTTAGCACGGCAGGATGTTTGCCCGTATCCAATACGGTCTTTGCCGCACCCATTACCGTTTGGGCAGCAAGTTGCAGGGCCATTGCACGTGGGATACCTTGTTTCACTCCTCCATCGGCCAGCGCTTCGATAAATTCGTACACATAAGCCGGCCCGCAGCCAGCCAACCCGGTAACGGCGTCAATTTGGCTTTCCTGCACTTCGTAAGCAAGTCCAAGAGTTCCAAACATTAACTTAACGTCTTCGTACAGAGGCTCGATAACGTTGGTGGAGCACGATCGACAAAACACTATACAACCAACGCCAACTTGCATCGGCGTGTTGGGCATTGCGCGGACCAACTTAGAATTGTCTACCAGTGGCAGATGTTGCTTCAAGCGATGAAGCGTAACACCTGCCATTATAGAAACAAATAGTTTAACCTTCAAATTTATATGATTTTCTGCTGCATAATTAAAGTCCCCCACTATTTGGGGGAAAATTTGTGGCTTCACACAGATAAAAATAACGTCCGCTTCGGAAACTATTTCTTTGTTATTACTGGTAACATGCGTAACTCCCAGTGGGCTCCAACGGTTTCGCAGATTCTCAAGGTTTGTGGCCGAAACCCAAATCTGTTCCGCTTTCACGACACCTGAGGAAGAAACGGATGGGAATACATTAGCTCGGAAAGGATAATATATTATTGCATTGGATAAAAAACCTTTGTTGAGCAGACCAGACGCAATAGCATAAGCCATATTGCCACCACCAATGAACCCGATCGTTTCGTTTAGTCGTAAAGCCATTTTTGGTAAAGCCTTCTTTGCCGTCGTAAAAGATGGGGATAAAGGATAGAATTTGTTTTACTGCATTCACAGTCGAAGTAAGTTTTCGATTCACCCACACGCAACAGATATCAAGGGCAACTATGTTGAGGataaacaatcaacaaaaGCGTAACCGTGTATCAACGACGCAAGCCTACGTATCGCGACGTTATCTAATCAACGCGAATTTAATTGTGTCGTCGATTTTCCCTTTCCGCGATAGAATACGAATGACAGCTGATTTGTTTACAATATTGTATTTTTCTATTGCTCTGCCAACATTGCACAAAGGGCTACTCATATGGTCATTGCAAGTTGCAATATTCATACCATTGAGCCGGTTGCTGTGGAAAATTGCGTAGTAAAGAAGTAAAATTTAGTTATAAAATACCACTTGTAGtataaaattgtataaattgCAACCAATCTGTGAATTACCGCGCAAACATTCACTCAGACTAGTCAAGGCTCGGTAGAACCTACCGGAAACCCGCAAACTCCGGGATGCATCCGGGTTGGAATGGATGAAACCGAAGTAATATGTGTTTCCGTGGATTGGTCAGTATGACAATGCACTATCCTGGCGTGCTTCCCATGTATACTCTAAAATTCCCCAAACGATGGCCTGAATGGAACCAGACGTTTAAAGGATGCTGGCCATTCGCAGTCTCATCCAAGAACTGCAGAAGGTACAGTTCTGCATGAAGCTGTTAAGAATCGTTGTGTAGGACAGCAGGCGTTATGTTTCTGTTCGCAAAGTGCTGCTGGCAAAGACGGCCCTACGATGGAACAGCTTGTTGTCTGTTACTCGCAGGTATACTCTGATGTTATAATTTGTAACTATATCGTCTCTCTGTGCAGTATTATCTAATCTTACCGTTTTACTTACTGAAAAGTTGCACCTCGTTCTTCGCCCCTATCCTCTCCCATCTATTCCCATATGTCTGTTAGTGGTAAttgctttctttgctttgGAAATGTGCCTTCCATGTCCTTATCCATAAAAAACGGATGTCATAATAATATTGTCAATTTTAGAGGCATATCGATACTAAGGGTAAACGTTTTGGAGTTTGTCGTTTACCGATCTAGCGTTTCATCACATGTGTCCCAGGCTCCACAAGGCTTTATGCCTAAGCGGTCGCCTACTTCTAACCGTTTTATGCCTAAGCGGTCGCCTACTTCTAACGTGCCTGGTATCATTTATGTTCAAATATATAGTGAAAGATCGCCAGGTAGATGTAATCTACACCGTCTTTAGGGCAGCTTTCAACAGTTTTAATCACAAGCTTCTTTTGactaaactaaataaatatgATCTGGTGACCCTCTCCTGacttggttggtatctgatgTGTGATGGCTAACAGTGTGTCCCATTAACTGTTCCTCCTTTTGTCGCCCAATAAACACCACCAACTCCCTCTGTGATGCAGTTGTCCATCGTGTCCAGGTTTTGAAAAATCTAGGAGTATGATTAAATATCATAATATGAATAATATGATCACAAAAGCAAGTCGATGTGAGCTGAAAAGCTAAGTACCGATCCAAGTACACAGTACATTTGTCGCTTTGCAACATGGCCGGTAGATTATCTTTCACCAGACCAGAAAAGGAAATTCATCGTTTCGTTACTGTTGAACAGATAGAATTTCTACACAGACAGTTCCGTAGGAGAAACGACCATCTTACCTTGGTGGAATTACGTGAATTGCTGTGTGGAATTGGGCTGGAATATACCGATGAGGAGTATCGAAACTTGTGTCTGCAGATAAACACCGACCACGATGAGTACTGCCAGTGGGACGAATTTATCAGCTATCTTATACTCGGCTTCCAGGACGACGATCCACTGGGTGTAAAACAATCGCTTGATCCTCCTATTTCGGGTGAACTATGTCTAAAGTTGCGCCGCCAGGTGTACACTATCACAAAGATCGATTTTTGTCCAATGGTGTACTACGTAAGTGTGCTCAATATTTCGAACTCCGACGCAGTTATTGATAGAATTCTCATACATTCAGGACGGCGGTATAAGTTGGTCGCAAGGACACTGGATAACAACGTCTCGCGAGGGTGTGATACAATTTTGGACGGAAGACTGGAAACCGGCCATGATGGCTAGAACGACACCTTCGAATTTGAAACGATCCAAAACTTGGGTTCTCGACACTGTTCCTCTTCCAGATATGAGTATGTTCTGCGTGGCTGGATTGGAAACGGAGCTTCGCTTCTATGATGTCGTTGCGTCGTCCTTCACGTTGAAGCTGGTGATTGAACGACTTCCGCATCCTGTCAGTGCAATGGCGTATCGCTTTAATCGTCTTGAAGCTGGCAAGCTTATTACGGGTGACTACGACGGTCACATACGCATGTTTGTGTTTCATccagaaagaaaagcaacatcaTCGAGTGAAACATTCACCACAATCACGCGCGTATCCTTACAAGACGTTTCCTGTGGAAAATATTCACCGCTGGAATGTCTCGATTATGGACGTCTTCTACCCGATATAGTACGTTCGATACGATTTGTTGATAGTCTGGAAAGTTTCGTAGCGTGCGCGGAAGAAGATCCTCTAATTGCCACTCGAGGACGATCACGTTCGGAACAACCATGCAGCATGATTATTCACTCACTGGAACTTCCTGTTACATTGTTGACGAGGTTTGTCGTTCCACGTGGCGTGACTTGTTTCGCGTTTGAACCCTTCAACGAACTGCTTGTTTCTGGTGGACCGGATAGTGATCTTCGTTTGTGGGATATACACCGACCTGATAAACCGTCCGTTGTGCTGGTAGGGCACACGGCGAGCATTACGTTCGTGTTCCTGCAAGATAATGGCGAGAAGATTTACAGCCTTGATCAGAAGAAGATCATCAAGGTGTGGGATGTGCGCAATCGGGTCTTGTTGCAAACGTTTTGCCAGTTTTCGACCGTGCTCGTGAAAGGCACTCCGGCCTGTGCCTACTACAATATGCGTGAGCGGGAGCTTGTAGTAGCCAGTAACAAATTATTTGTTACAGCCTGCTGTCCTGAGATTGCACTAGATCGTACGGATGGCGATAGTCATACTAAGACCGTATCTGTGCTGTTGTACAATGATCTGTACCAACTGGTGGTCAGCTGCGGGTTCGACAGTTTCGTCATAGTCTGGGACCACCGGTTGAATCGAAAGATGACGGTCATCACGGAAGCGCACACGCAGATACGTAATGGAGTGCTGGAACCGGTAGAAATCACGGCAGCGTGCTTTGATGGGAAGCAGCAGTTGCTATTGACCGGTGCACGCAATGGTTCGCTAAAAATCTGGAACATTAGTGGTCGAACGTGCATGCGCACGATACAAATGGACGACGATTGCGAAGTGACAGCCGTATTTTGGCAAGCGAACCGTATACTAGCAATGGGCTGGAACCATCGAGTCGTAGAATTCGCTGCGTTCACGGAGAACGATGAGTACCCGCGCGGACTGCAGTGGCGCAAACTGCACTCGGATGATATTCTTTGTGCGGCGGTCAGTGGTACGATGCCTGGCGTGATGGCCACATCCAGTTTCTCTGGGCAACTCGTTTTTTGGATGCTGGAAACAGGACAGCCGTACTGCCAGTATGATGCAACCAATCCCCGAACACGGATACCGATCTTATTCCGCGAAGTTCCAGaatcaaaaccacacaaattGGCTCCAAGACGGTCTATGTTTGCGGGAGGTTCTCGACAATTGGTGCAGCGTCGTCTGTCCCGAGTCGTAATGCCATCCGGGTTAGAACAGATGCGACGGCTTTCGATGCAGTCGTTACTGTTTCTCGCAAACCGTCCGATGCTTGCCGAGTACGGAACAATGGTTGGTTCGCTTGATAATGGAATAGTTCAGGTGTGGTCTCATCACCCACAAGGAGAGTTCAAGGGACAGTTCAATGGAATCCATATGGCAGGTGATAGGATAATAACGATGGCAACTGACAAAGCAAACAGATTTCTCTTTACCGGTACAGCATTAGGATACGTTAAAACGTGGTACATTGAAAATTGCTGGTGAGTATATTTGCCCTGTACtatgaaaaattgtaaatagAACATATTTATCGTTGAATTTATCTACCCATATAGGATACCTAACGAAGATGAATTCCATGTGAATAAACCGGCGCTAAGAGTCATGTTTCCATTCCTCCTTAACGATGTTGTACCGGGTCGTGCTAAACGATCGGCCAGAGATCAACCCAAACCATGGCTATTGAACTCCTACCAAGCGCATCGGACCTGCGTTACCGGCCTGGTATATCTGGACGCCACGGGTCTGTTGTTGAGCTGCAGTAGTGATCACACTATACGCCTGTGGACCCTCGCTGGACGCTACATTGGTCTGCTGGGTAGCCCTGTCACCTGGGACCCATTGGCAACTGATTTACCTCCGCCAGAAGAATATCGTTTCCGCATACCACCGGATTTGCAGCGCGAGGTAAGTTTTACCACGGCGAAAGTGTTACGAGGTGGCAAAGATTTCCCACGAATACGGACCCTAAGTagtggcggcggtggtggtctAACAAGCAACGCAACTGGTTCGGCGGATCgacaaaagcacacaccagCGATAGAGACGTATGGTAGCGCGCTAATCGAACCGATAGTGAATACAACTGTGCTGAAGGTACCATCCAAAGAACCCAAATTGCGGACGATAAAGTTGGAACAAACCTATCCCTCGTTGCCGTTGTATGGGCACATGGTGCAGTTTCCCATTAAACCTGTGGAATACTCGCCGCAAGTTGAACTGATACTGAAGAGAACGAAAATGCtaacatttaaaaaagaacCGCATGACCGCGATCCATGAAGGTTGGTCTCGACAGGTTGGATGTTTTGGGAATATGGATGCTATGACGAACACATTTATGTTTAAAAGTAATCTCAAATTGAGTAGGTTTTTATTGCTGTATTTGGACGCTTGTTGCGCTTCCACGCAATTGTAAGATTAAAATTGGCTGCGATGATAGAAACCCATTTTCCTACGctcattgcattgcattgtacGATTACAGTCTAACGGAGTACTATAAATATCGTCCCTTTCCTCGGGCGTGATTGCATTTCCCTAAATGTAACCATAGTACGGTAAGCATGCAGACTGTTCGGATTCCACTAAATACGGGCAGTTTATCGATCAGTTCTGTGGCGATTCAAAAACGATGAATGTGAGCGTCAATATGCATACATGGTTGAGGATGTTGTACTCTGTTCGCTCTACATTATCCTCCATAACTTAGTATATTGAGTGTTTCAATTCCGAACGTTCCTAAGCACGAGTACGAGCTTACTAGTTAAATGACTGTATATATTTACACACTATAGCCAACGGACTGAGAGTCTCTTTCATTCGTGTTCTAGAATCATTATTGGCCGTTTTAAATTTCGCATGCAGTACCAAAAAGTTACGTTGGTTCAATGTTCaactaaatatttttaaaggaGAGCGATTTTCTCAAAGCGGTGGTATACTCTCCAGCCTATCATTTGCGCACCAATTCCTTCATGGTGCATAgcgaataaatataaaattgcgcaatcattcatttccattcatgCTTTGCAATGTTTAGCATCGCTTCTTCGATTGTTATCTATCTACTGCTACTATTATACacgtttgcttttgctaccgtctatttcgtttttaaaattgcatacttATCTATTCTGTCGTTAAAAGGGAATTGTTTACACTAGCAACTATTGGCATAAAACGTAGAACAGAAATTAAAACGATAGTCGATAAAATGCCACATATGTCACAATATTTTACAGCGGTATGCTAAACCTATTCGAAGCGATGATACAGTTTTCTTCGTGTCCCTTCGAAAACACCGGTCCCACGTGGtatttccgattcctcttAAGGCATTATTGAGATAATTAATCTTGTCGAGACCGAGTTGTGTTGTATCGCCGTTCTGTGTTACGTGCCCGGGTCGCTGGAACCCCCGCCTTTACAGCTCCGTAGTAGTTTCCGCATCGGATCGATCTAGATCGTTTAGATAGGAGAAGGACAACTGGTTGTAGTCCCGTTTGCCAAAACTGACGTTTTCGTTCGTAGCGCTGATGTGGTTCAGCTGTGGTTGCGATTGTAGATCTCCGTTTTGTCTATAATGTGAGCAACGCGATTGGATCAGTTGAAATGCGGCTGTGCGCGAAGGATTAGCAACAACGTTTAGCTTACCGTATGTGAAACAGAGGATTCGTTATTGGCACATCATTGTAGCGATTGTTGCGACCGAGCGTGTTGGTCACTATTTCTGTCCCCACGTAACCGCCACCGTTGTGCATCTGGTGATGATGGCCCTGGTTAAGGTTGATGTTGTTCGATGCATGGGTGGCATTGTTGTGTGGTACGTGGTTGATGTTCCGCTGGTTGCGGCCAAGCGTGTTGAATGTGTTGTTCTGGGCCATGGTTAAATTATTCCGGTTGAGTGTATCACCATACCTGTTGCAGATAAGCACACAATTAGAACATTTCTTCCATCTCAACGCATATGCTTTCTGCTATGAAGTTGTAGAACACTTACCCATTGATGTAGTTATTGCGTTCGGATTTTATGCGCCCGAGGGTTAACGTTCCGGGCACCGCTCCATTCCCTCCTCCGGAAACCAGGGGATTCAGATAGTTGTTACGGTTCATCTCGAGCGTTCGGTTGAGCGTGTTTTGGCGATTGTTAATATtaagattgttgttgtttttagtgttattgttattgttgcgcTGCAGTGTGCCAACAACAGCGGTCGTTGCGTCGGAGTTTGTAGGACTGTGCTGACCTGCGAgagtgaaaacgaaaaacaaacaaaaaatcgatcttgTACATCAGCATCACAAAAGGaggtaaaagcaaaacaggCAAATGACACTGTAAAACGTTTTCAACTGACcattttctttgtgtgtgatGTAGCTAACATTGTCGAGACTGAAGGCATGATTTTTGGCGCTAAAGTCAAGCTGCAAATCGTCACCCTCGTCCGCAAGGGGAACAGCCATGGCAAGGACCTGCGTTTCGTACTCTTTCAAGCTGGTCGGATTCTCCGACGGTGCTTGCTGTTGGGAATTGATCATGACTGGATCGTAGCGTACGGGGCTAGCGGGAGCAGTATACTGGCGCATTCTTTGCTTAAAGTTTTTATATCTACGTAGTCGAAAGATGGTGTATaaggaaacagaaaaattTAGGTAAGGATCAATCTAGCAGGATTTTCGAAATTGGCATGCTCTACTTACTTGGACCAAGATATGCAAATGTACACGATTCCGATGGAACCTAGAATAAGAATTACGATGGCTACGGCAATGAGTGCAAACGGGAACACGTCATCATTACCCACGATGGTAGCTTTAATTTTCTGAATAGGCAGCTTCGGCTCGATTGGTCCGAAAATGCCTTGAGCAGTGGCACGTGCAATACTGGATGCTTCGAAATTTATCTGGGACAAGATTGCCGGTGCGAACACGCGCTTGGCGATTGTGCTTGAGTTCCGTTCGAGGATGCGTTCCGTTTGCGGATCAACGGCGTAGAACCTAGCGAAGAAGAATGATAAATAAAGTTTGCACACCGGAGTGACTTATTTGCTTATTATCTTATTATATAATTTGATACTTACCATACATCGGTCGCTCCGGCCATCTCCTCTGCGGTGCCATTTTCGTTCAGCACTTTGCGAACGCTAAACCTTTCGATGCCAGTTATCAGCCCGTCAGTTTTCTCATGCAATAGTTCCTCGAGATTGCGTGCATGACGACGCATATCTTTTGGATTCGAGTCCAGGAACACTAGCGTCATTCGATTGATATCGGCAATTAGGTTGACCACAACGCGAGCCCGCGCCTTGTGTACCGTGCCACTGGAAGCGTTACCATTGTTGTCTCGCGCTTCCACCAAAAATACGAGCGGCGTTTGACGGACACTCTGGAACGATTTTTGAGTCTTGAGCATTCCGGTGTCCTCACTGATGGTGAAGTACGTGCTCGGTGCATCGTCGTGCGGGATCTCGTTCAATTGTTCCTCCACATCCACCAACGTGTATTTGATCTGACCGAACGATCCTACGTCACGGTCGATTGCCTTCACTTGCAGTAAAGGTGTTTCGATGTCTGCATCGGCATTGATAACAGCGTAGTAAGTGTCGTTACGTGTACTTTGCTGATAGGTCTTCGGAAACACAAACTGTGGCACATTGTCGTTCTCGTCCTG
This region of Anopheles marshallii chromosome 2, idAnoMarsDA_429_01, whole genome shotgun sequence genomic DNA includes:
- the LOC128718054 gene encoding WD repeat-containing protein on Y chromosome, producing MAGRLSFTRPEKEIHRFVTVEQIEFLHRQFRRRNDHLTLVELRELLCGIGLEYTDEEYRNLCLQINTDHDEYCQWDEFISYLILGFQDDDPLGVKQSLDPPISGELCLKLRRQVYTITKIDFCPMVYYDGGISWSQGHWITTSREGVIQFWTEDWKPAMMARTTPSNLKRSKTWVLDTVPLPDMSMFCVAGLETELRFYDVVASSFTLKLVIERLPHPVSAMAYRFNRLEAGKLITGDYDGHIRMFVFHPERKATSSSETFTTITRVSLQDVSCGKYSPLECLDYGRLLPDIVRSIRFVDSLESFVACAEEDPLIATRGRSRSEQPCSMIIHSLELPVTLLTRFVVPRGVTCFAFEPFNELLVSGGPDSDLRLWDIHRPDKPSVVLVGHTASITFVFLQDNGEKIYSLDQKKIIKVWDVRNRVLLQTFCQFSTVLVKGTPACAYYNMRERELVVASNKLFVTACCPEIALDRTDGDSHTKTVSVLLYNDLYQLVVSCGFDSFVIVWDHRLNRKMTVITEAHTQIRNGVLEPVEITAACFDGKQQLLLTGARNGSLKIWNISGRTCMRTIQMDDDCEVTAVFWQANRILAMGWNHRVVEFAAFTENDEYPRGLQWRKLHSDDILCAAVSGTMPGVMATSSFSGQLVFWMLETGQPYCQYDATNPRTRIPILFREVPESKPHKLAPRRSMFAGGSRQLVQRRLSRVVMPSGLEQMRRLSMQSLLFLANRPMLAEYGTMVGSLDNGIVQVWSHHPQGEFKGQFNGIHMAGDRIITMATDKANRFLFTGTALGYVKTWYIENCWIPNEDEFHVNKPALRVMFPFLLNDVVPGRAKRSARDQPKPWLLNSYQAHRTCVTGLVYLDATGLLLSCSSDHTIRLWTLAGRYIGLLGSPVTWDPLATDLPPPEEYRFRIPPDLQREVSFTTAKVLRGGKDFPRIRTLSSGGGGGLTSNATGSADRQKHTPAIETYGSALIEPIVNTTVLKVPSKEPKLRTIKLEQTYPSLPLYGHMVQFPIKPVEYSPQVELILKRTKMLTFKKEPHDRDP
- the LOC128707380 gene encoding pre-mRNA-splicing factor 18; amino-acid sequence: MDILKAEIAKKRKLLEDKKLVDAKKKFFKRGELLAQEEVEYLEKSGLNKFDGTTINGLTEKDGQSTLGVDPKYDFKKLPRSEVIRKLRERGEPILLFGESEKESCHRLHQLEISTPEINRGFRNDFQEAMEQVDEEYLNEILTSNGQAPGMGKAKNSNEDYAIDESVTYESIQEMAVRLGRSGKDHDCHVIMTLIQFLLKMWNDQLSAVTAAERMATKGKIARATFEQTRLYLKPLLRKLKNKTIPEDILDSLTDITKSLLKRDYIHASDAYLTMAIGNAPWPIGVTMVGIHARTGREKIFSKNVAHVMNDETQRKYIQGLKRLMTKMQEYFPTDPSRCVEYVSKKDRQD
- the LOC128715099 gene encoding uncharacterized protein LOC128715099 — its product is MALRLNETIGFIGGGNMAYAIASGLLNKGVVKAEQIWVSATNLENLRNRWSPLGVTHVTSNNKEIVSEADVIFICVKPQIFPQIVGDFNYAAENHINLKVKLFVSIMAGVTLHRLKQHLPLVDNSKLVRAMPNTPMQVGVGCIVFCRSCSTNVIEPLYEDVKLMFGTLGLAYEVQESQIDAVTGLAGCGPAYVYEFIEALADGGVKQGIPRAMALQLAAQTVMGAAKTVLDTGKHPAVLKDEVCSPGGATIHGVHALETGSMRGTVMNAVERATNRAKQLS
- the LOC128718053 gene encoding 60S ribosomal protein L4; this translates as MTAEYFDSLTAARPLVSVYTDKNEAVKDKGVALPAIFKAPIRPDVVSEVSQLMRRNRRQPYAVSEAAGHQTSAESWGTGRAVARIPRVRGGGTHRSGQGAYGNMCRGGRMFAPTKTWRRWHRKININLKRYALVSALAATGVPALVQSRGHIIDGISELPLVVSNDIQKFKKTKQAVTFLRRSKVWADVQKVYKSQRLRAGRGKMRNRRRIQRRGPLVIYDQDEGLRKAFRNIPGVDTMKVSKMSLLKLAPGGHVGRLCIWTESAFAKLDALYGTWEKKSRMKKGYNLPTPIMANTDLARLLKSDEIRRVLKAPKRKVYRYVRRLNPLTNTQQMLKLNPYAAVTKRRAQLMTKLRKCERLVAKAEASKKPLDAKHKAVLYIEQQKRRVQRVQKRLDSRKAKVDKKLADYKAAKKDGKLPEKKNAKAGKKALKKVVKK